One genomic segment of Deltaproteobacteria bacterium includes these proteins:
- a CDS encoding zinc ribbon domain-containing protein, whose product MSKRCIACGMPMEKPEDFPMGDESKDYCVHCARPDGTMKSYEEALAGMTQFMVRTQGLDESVAQDAARNMMAKLPAWKDRFGG is encoded by the coding sequence ATGAGTAAGAGGTGTATCGCATGCGGCATGCCCATGGAGAAACCCGAGGATTTCCCGATGGGCGACGAGAGCAAGGATTATTGCGTCCACTGTGCACGGCCCGACGGAACGATGAAATCCTACGAGGAAGCGCTTGCCGGCATGACCCAGTTCATGGTCAGAACACAGGGCCTGGACGAGTCCGTGGCACAGGATGCGGCCAGGAATATGATGGCGAAGCTCCCGGCCTGGAAGGACCGCTTCGGCGGTTAG
- a CDS encoding TetR/AcrR family transcriptional regulator — protein MLAAPAVSRKTQKQQTRQRLLRVAFRQFSEKGLTATRTLDIARKAGVAHGTIFVHFPSREELLVKVIEEFGEKVTRKMHELAYRGKGVRDVLEAHLEGLAQYEAFYGRLVAERHLLPRQARDTLLGIQSAISFHLFEAAQKEMAAGKIKQVPMHLLFNTWIGLVHQYLQNRDLFAPGGSVIARYGSELLDHFMKLLSTEKGER, from the coding sequence ATGCTTGCAGCCCCGGCCGTATCACGCAAGACCCAAAAACAACAAACACGACAAAGGCTTCTACGGGTGGCCTTTCGGCAGTTTTCGGAAAAGGGCCTTACCGCCACACGCACCCTTGACATCGCCCGAAAGGCAGGAGTCGCCCACGGTACGATATTCGTACACTTCCCGAGCCGGGAAGAGCTGTTGGTCAAAGTCATCGAGGAATTCGGTGAGAAGGTGACCCGGAAAATGCATGAACTGGCATACCGGGGCAAAGGAGTGAGAGACGTCCTTGAAGCTCACCTGGAAGGGCTGGCGCAATACGAGGCCTTCTATGGCCGGCTGGTTGCAGAAAGGCACCTGCTTCCCAGGCAGGCCCGCGATACGCTGCTTGGTATTCAGTCCGCCATCTCTTTCCACCTCTTTGAGGCGGCTCAGAAAGAGATGGCGGCCGGCAAAATCAAGCAGGTACCCATGCACCTGTTGTTCAACACCTGGATCGGCCTTGTCCACCAATATCTGCAGAATCGTGATCTCTTCGCTCCCGGCGGATCGGTCATTGCCCGTTACGGGAGTGAATTGCTGGACCATTTCATGAAATTGCTGTCGACCGAGAAAGGAGAAAGATGA